Proteins encoded within one genomic window of Neodiprion fabricii isolate iyNeoFabr1 chromosome 6, iyNeoFabr1.1, whole genome shotgun sequence:
- the LOC124185406 gene encoding thyroid adenoma-associated protein homolog isoform X3 — protein sequence MKCGEMLLITKYYGNIRRDTMELLVVSKKSTQRFTAAEYQMIETFLSYNLGEKIELAPLIKKAIKRTRDSLVVLRREVLRTVKGQNSENSSKCRPNQHEDIENMACHNATRIDIECFIQDCESFLCSLRKICVDNLYPTANYERRRTCLQILCHMQDILDEEILCLEWDTVQAKSLFNCLLLDTYESNKEMVYKILQLVPPRFLELDNKDTVDEIIRTAVGLGNSIRPIDSATAAYMFKICTASPVIVEIVNRHNEYLNPDCASNTDAHLLLVKFLISHLEKPLEIARDNIVRAANKHSLYGYLYCLRSLITDSDLHRKLPTDERWREPIAQLINICLDLNNAVGQIVNNSSPEGHLPMDLNPFNVQPSLFDQELSEHEKVTTPQMVLLCAWRTVKEVSLIFGYVTFKLPIDRMNGVVGLLTENQVVLVGEHFVTLLSETKHRGAFEQAHVGFGLLCRRLWHLPIECALKQLPKIWLLDLLLAVTGLSPRDSKLCATRRSAGVPFMVQALLTSEEESLTAVIRHGGSLTFHSTMRILLGLTNLKDDYNIEAEMSSLIYDDTVFTQFKDQSSPLSHTEKRTSNTNRGKKCYKLAEIKSHVINILRALFRHCQLGDCVKPYIADGVITAIKSYNGKTWAERNAATLLFSAMVVRIFGVQRTKDHLNLSVHNRMTGKVFFEKYPTLLEFMYNELEKFVEPGDTLIRPGVQSVLLLLSRLYPGCHDSADSNWKVAAFINMVSKCAKSQVYETRELAARALVPLLTQTTALAVFSKLLEKISMESQNYSNINMIHGYILQVLQISKSAEFSSFIVSSAQFKIFIKKSVWILKKLECRERGAGVSFPLATTYLETLLQIYQANDQWFSECVEDEDGDLFFRIKLHLIHSNILSNGPGREIYEITAAKFYTLWCPVHHDCPDSYRLSYSEITKNNWTSLLNHNNMDVQIISWIKSTELVKSAVHTSFSESQLQDVICKANRAVEQLITDPNLEKAVFDFLFNFLSNTSNDTLFKAKPSAFSNLLKKVMVYLSKRLDNQDYYVTNSFLKLLGAIYGEVSKQFQDILTIDDKKAIHKLFLKNSWMDSCDNDCRLAVSQTMYNLYEPVVKDNDNFVMCWWTMLLNLLVDDDKVVRYHAAAVLCKVNNEREIICDTGMRHKFFESFSNVVAKLRPDIAIVLLFSWGVATWREDGYQMDDTDVFNKCRNYDTFEQLEISTLCLISLKEVGNHHSLNTTLPLTTIRWLKKLYDCKFTFATLPEFVKIQCKYIPTLGNKLGDYLDPTYSDKLQQVLAFKKFTDFVTQETNDGILL from the exons ATGAAATGTGGAGAAATGTTATTGATTACGAAATATTATGGAAAT ATCAGGCGAGATACGATGGAGCTTTTGGTGGTATCGAAAAAAAGCACTCAACGCTTTACAGCGGCTGAATATCAAATGATTGAAACATTCTTGTCATATAATCTGGGTGAAAAAATCGAGTTGGCACCATTAATCAAAAAG GCAATAAAACGCACTAGAGACAGTCTAGTTGTGCTGCGGCGAGAAGTCTTGAGAACAGTTAAAGGTCAGAATTCTGAAAATAGTAGTAAATGTCGGCCGAATCAACAtgaagatattgaaaatatggcGTGCCACAATGCCACAAGAATAGATATCGAATGTTTCATACAAGACTGCGAATCATTTTTATGTTCATTGCGCAAAATTTGTGTAGACAATTTATATCCAACAGCAAATTACGAACGCAGACGGACATGCCTACAAATATTATGCCATATGCAGGACATCCTGGATGAAGAAATTCTTTGTTTAGAATGGGATACTGTTCAAGCAAAATCTTTGTTCAACTGTTTATTGTTAGATACGTATGAATCCAATAAAGAAATGGTCTACAAAATATTGCAGCTGGTGCCACCCAGATTTTTGGAATTGGATAATAAAGATACTGTAGATGAAATCATACGAACCGCAGTTGGACTGGGAAATAGCATTAGGCCAATTGATTCAGCTACTGCGGCATACATGTTCAAAATATGTACCGCATCTCCAGTAATTGTCGAGATTGTAAATCGGCATAATGAATATCTCAACCCTGATTGCGCAAGCAACACTGATGCGCACCTTTTACTGGTGAAGTTTCTTATTTCGCACCTTGAG AAACCATTGGAAATTGCACGCGATAATATCGTAAGGGCTGCCAATAAACATTCATTGTACGGATACCTTTACTGTCTGCGAAGCTTAATAACTGATAGCGATTTACA TAGGAAATTGCCAACTGACGAACGCTGGCGAGAGCCCATAGCTCAACTCATCAATATTTGCTTGGATTTAAACAATGCTGTAGGacaaattgtgaataattCATCACCAGAAGGTCACTTACCAATGGATCTGAACCCGTTCAATGTCCAACCTTCATTGTTTGATCAAGAACTATCGGAGCATGAGAAAGTGACCACGCCTCAAATGGTACTACTTTGTGCTTGGCGTACTGTCAAGGAAGTCAGCTTAATTTTTGGCTACGTCACATTCAAATTGCCTATAGATAGGATGAACGGAGTGGTGGGTCTTTTAACAGAAAACCAG GTTGTTCTAGTCGGAGAGCACTTTGTCACTTTGTTGAGCGAAACTAAACATAGAGGGGCATTTGAACAAGCTCACGTCGGGTTTGGACTGTTATGCAGACGCTTATGGCATTTGCCAATAGAATGCGCATTGAAGCAACTTCCTAAAATATGGCTGCTGGACTTGTTGCTAGCAGTTACAGGTTTATCACCCAGAGATAGTAAACTTTGCGCAACCAGGAGAAGCGCCGGGGTACCTTTTATGGTTCAA GCACTTCTGACCTCCGAAGAGGAGTCGCTAACAGCTGTTATAAGACATGGGGGTAGTCTTACATTTCACTCGACCATGCGGATATTACTCGGCTTAACCAACTTGAAAGATGACTACAACATAGAAGCTGAGATGTCATCTTTGATCTACGATGATACTGTATTTACACAATTCAAAGATCAATCGTCCCCTCTCAGTCATACTGAAAAACGTACAAGTAACACTAATCGGGgcaaaaaatgttacaaacttGCTGAGATCAAGTCTCATGTAATAAATATACTGAGAGCTCTCTTTAGGCACTGTCAGCTAGGAGACTGTGTGAAGCCTTACATCGCCGATGGTGTGATTACAGCAATTAAAAGCTACAATGGGAAAACATGGGCT GAAAGAAACGCTGCAACTCTTCTGTTCAGTGCTATGGTCGTTCGTATTTTTGGTGTCCAAAGAACAAAGGATCACTTGAATTTGTCAGTTCACAACCGAATGACTGGTAAGGTGTTCTTCGAAAAATACCCTACATTACTGGAATTCATGTACAATGAATTGGAGAAATTCGTGGAACCGGGTGATACACTTATAAGACCAGGAGTGCAATCTGTGCTACTCCTGCTATCGCGACTGTACCCTGGCTGTCACGACAGTGCCGATTCAAATTGGAAG GTTGCAGCGTTCATTAATATGGTATCAAAGTGTGCAAAGAGTCAGGTATACGAGACACGTGAACTCGCGGCCCGAGCCTTGGTTCCTTTATTGACACAAACTACTGCTTTGGCCGTGTTTTCCAAGCtgcttgaaaaaatatcaatggaatctcaaaattattccaatatTAACATGATTCATGGATATATCTTGCAG GTATTACAGATCTCAAAGAGTGCAGAGTTCAGTAGTTTCATAGTATCGAGTGCacagtttaaaatttttataaaaaaatcagtttggattttgaaaaaattggagtGTCGAGAGCGTGGAGCAGGGGTTAGCTTTCCATTGGCTACTACTTACTTGGAAACTCTATTACAAATTTATCAAGCCAACGACCAATG GTTCAGTGAATGTGTTGAGGATGAAGATGGTGACCTGTTTTTCAGAATCAAACTTCACTTGATTCATAGCAACATTTTAAGCAACGGACCAGGTAGAGAGATTTATGAAATCACTGctgcaaaattttatacattgtgGTGCCCAGTACACCACGACTGTCCTGATTCATATAGATTATCATACAGTGAgataacgaaaaataattggaCATCACTATTAAATCACAATAATATGGACGTACAGATCATCTCATGGATAAAATCTACAGAATTAGTGAAGAGCGCTGTCCACACTTCGTTCAGCGAATCACAGCTTCAAGATGTCATATGTAAAGCAAATAGAGCAGTTGAACAACTCATCACTGATCCAAACTTAGAAAAGGCagtattcgattttttatttaattttcttagcAACACCAGTAACGATACCCTATTCAAGGCCAAACCATCTGCATTTTCGAACTTACTAAAAAAGGTTATGGTGTACTTGTCAAAAAGACTTGACAACCAAGATTACTATGTAACCAATAGTTTTCTAAAGTTGTTGGGGGCAATTTACGGAGAAGTTTCAAAACAATTCCAG GACATTCTAACGATTGACGATAAGAAAGCAATACACaaactttttttgaaaaattcgtggATGGATTCATGTGACAATGATTGTAGACTTGCCGTCTCACAGACAATGTACAATCTATATGAGCCAGTAGTCAAAGACAATG ATAATTTTGTAATGTGTTGGTGGACAATGCTTTTAAATCTTCTGGTGGACGATGACAAAGTCGTGAGATACCACGCTGCAGCCGTACTTTGCAAAGTAAACAATGAAAGAGAAATCATATGTGATACGGGTATGaggcataaattttttgagaGCTTTTCAAATGTCGTTGCCAAGTTACGCCCAGATATAGCAATAGTGTTATTATTCTCTTGGGGTGTTGCGACATGGCGAGAGGATGGCTACCAAATGGATGATACCGAT GTGTTCAATAAGTGTCGAAATTACGACACATTTGAACAACTGGAAATATCAACCCTTTGTTTAATTTCGTTGAAAGAAGTTGGCAATCATCACTCGTTAAACACGACTCTCCCATTGACGACCATAAGATGGTTAAAGAAATTATATGATTGCAAATTTACCTTTGCAACTTTGCCggaatttgtgaaaatacaATGCAAATACATTCCTACACTTGGAAACAAACTAGGAGACTATTTGGATCCAACTTACAGCGACAAGCTGCAGCAAGTCTTGGCATTTAAGAAATTCACTGATTTTGTAACACAAGAGACCAACGATGGAATTTTGTTATGA
- the LOC124185406 gene encoding thyroid adenoma-associated protein homolog isoform X2, with the protein MDMTETELHVTLRNLTLRKKSGELDTPERFNNQDEMWRNVIDYEILWKCIKHRSLEIRRDTMELLVVSKKSTQRFTAAEYQMIETFLSYNLGEKIELAPLIKKAIKRTRDSLVVLRREVLRTVKGQNSENSSKCRPNQHEDIENMACHNATRIDIECFIQDCESFLCSLRKICVDNLYPTANYERRRTCLQILCHMQDILDEEILCLEWDTVQAKSLFNCLLLDTYESNKEMVYKILQLVPPRFLELDNKDTVDEIIRTAVGLGNSIRPIDSATAAYMFKICTASPVIVEIVNRHNEYLNPDCASNTDAHLLLVKFLISHLEKPLEIARDNIVRAANKHSLYGYLYCLRSLITDSDLHRKLPTDERWREPIAQLINICLDLNNAVGQIVNNSSPEGHLPMDLNPFNVQPSLFDQELSEHEKVTTPQMVLLCAWRTVKEVSLIFGYVTFKLPIDRMNGVVGLLTENQVVLVGEHFVTLLSETKHRGAFEQAHVGFGLLCRRLWHLPIECALKQLPKIWLLDLLLAVTGLSPRDSKLCATRRSAGVPFMVQALLTSEEESLTAVIRHGGSLTFHSTMRILLGLTNLKDDYNIEAEMSSLIYDDTVFTQFKDQSSPLSHTEKRTSNTNRGKKCYKLAEIKSHVINILRALFRHCQLGDCVKPYIADGVITAIKSYNGKTWAERNAATLLFSAMVVRIFGVQRTKDHLNLSVHNRMTGKVFFEKYPTLLEFMYNELEKFVEPGDTLIRPGVQSVLLLLSRLYPGCHDSADSNWKVAAFINMVSKCAKSQVYETRELAARALVPLLTQTTALAVFSKLLEKISMESQNYSNINMIHGYILQVLQISKSAEFSSFIVSSAQFKIFIKKSVWILKKLECRERGAGVSFPLATTYLETLLQIYQANDQWFSECVEDEDGDLFFRIKLHLIHSNILSNGPGREIYEITAAKFYTLWCPVHHDCPDSYRLSYSEITKNNWTSLLNHNNMDVQIISWIKSTELVKSAVHTSFSESQLQDVICKANRAVEQLITDPNLEKAVFDFLFNFLSNTSNDTLFKAKPSAFSNLLKKVMVYLSKRLDNQDYYVTNSFLKLLGAIYGEVSKQFQDILTIDDKKAIHKLFLKNSWMDSCDNDCRLAVSQTMYNLYEPVVKDNDNFVMCWWTMLLNLLVDDDKVVRYHAAAVLCKVNNEREIICDTGMRHKFFESFSNVVAKLRPDIAIVLLFSWGVATWREDGYQMDDTDVFNKCRNYDTFEQLEISTLCLISLKEVGNHHSLNTTLPLTTIRWLKKLYDCKFTFATLPEFVKIQCKYIPTLGNKLGDYLDPTYSDKLQQVLAFKKFTDFVTQETNDGILL; encoded by the exons ATGGATATGACCGAAACGGAATTGCATGTGACTCTGAGAAATCTGACACTTAGGAAAAAAAGTGGTGAATTAGATACTCCAGAGAGGTTCAACAACCAAGATGAAATGTGGAGAAATGTTATTGATTACGAAATATTATGGAAATGTATAAAACATCGTTCCCTCGag ATCAGGCGAGATACGATGGAGCTTTTGGTGGTATCGAAAAAAAGCACTCAACGCTTTACAGCGGCTGAATATCAAATGATTGAAACATTCTTGTCATATAATCTGGGTGAAAAAATCGAGTTGGCACCATTAATCAAAAAG GCAATAAAACGCACTAGAGACAGTCTAGTTGTGCTGCGGCGAGAAGTCTTGAGAACAGTTAAAGGTCAGAATTCTGAAAATAGTAGTAAATGTCGGCCGAATCAACAtgaagatattgaaaatatggcGTGCCACAATGCCACAAGAATAGATATCGAATGTTTCATACAAGACTGCGAATCATTTTTATGTTCATTGCGCAAAATTTGTGTAGACAATTTATATCCAACAGCAAATTACGAACGCAGACGGACATGCCTACAAATATTATGCCATATGCAGGACATCCTGGATGAAGAAATTCTTTGTTTAGAATGGGATACTGTTCAAGCAAAATCTTTGTTCAACTGTTTATTGTTAGATACGTATGAATCCAATAAAGAAATGGTCTACAAAATATTGCAGCTGGTGCCACCCAGATTTTTGGAATTGGATAATAAAGATACTGTAGATGAAATCATACGAACCGCAGTTGGACTGGGAAATAGCATTAGGCCAATTGATTCAGCTACTGCGGCATACATGTTCAAAATATGTACCGCATCTCCAGTAATTGTCGAGATTGTAAATCGGCATAATGAATATCTCAACCCTGATTGCGCAAGCAACACTGATGCGCACCTTTTACTGGTGAAGTTTCTTATTTCGCACCTTGAG AAACCATTGGAAATTGCACGCGATAATATCGTAAGGGCTGCCAATAAACATTCATTGTACGGATACCTTTACTGTCTGCGAAGCTTAATAACTGATAGCGATTTACA TAGGAAATTGCCAACTGACGAACGCTGGCGAGAGCCCATAGCTCAACTCATCAATATTTGCTTGGATTTAAACAATGCTGTAGGacaaattgtgaataattCATCACCAGAAGGTCACTTACCAATGGATCTGAACCCGTTCAATGTCCAACCTTCATTGTTTGATCAAGAACTATCGGAGCATGAGAAAGTGACCACGCCTCAAATGGTACTACTTTGTGCTTGGCGTACTGTCAAGGAAGTCAGCTTAATTTTTGGCTACGTCACATTCAAATTGCCTATAGATAGGATGAACGGAGTGGTGGGTCTTTTAACAGAAAACCAG GTTGTTCTAGTCGGAGAGCACTTTGTCACTTTGTTGAGCGAAACTAAACATAGAGGGGCATTTGAACAAGCTCACGTCGGGTTTGGACTGTTATGCAGACGCTTATGGCATTTGCCAATAGAATGCGCATTGAAGCAACTTCCTAAAATATGGCTGCTGGACTTGTTGCTAGCAGTTACAGGTTTATCACCCAGAGATAGTAAACTTTGCGCAACCAGGAGAAGCGCCGGGGTACCTTTTATGGTTCAA GCACTTCTGACCTCCGAAGAGGAGTCGCTAACAGCTGTTATAAGACATGGGGGTAGTCTTACATTTCACTCGACCATGCGGATATTACTCGGCTTAACCAACTTGAAAGATGACTACAACATAGAAGCTGAGATGTCATCTTTGATCTACGATGATACTGTATTTACACAATTCAAAGATCAATCGTCCCCTCTCAGTCATACTGAAAAACGTACAAGTAACACTAATCGGGgcaaaaaatgttacaaacttGCTGAGATCAAGTCTCATGTAATAAATATACTGAGAGCTCTCTTTAGGCACTGTCAGCTAGGAGACTGTGTGAAGCCTTACATCGCCGATGGTGTGATTACAGCAATTAAAAGCTACAATGGGAAAACATGGGCT GAAAGAAACGCTGCAACTCTTCTGTTCAGTGCTATGGTCGTTCGTATTTTTGGTGTCCAAAGAACAAAGGATCACTTGAATTTGTCAGTTCACAACCGAATGACTGGTAAGGTGTTCTTCGAAAAATACCCTACATTACTGGAATTCATGTACAATGAATTGGAGAAATTCGTGGAACCGGGTGATACACTTATAAGACCAGGAGTGCAATCTGTGCTACTCCTGCTATCGCGACTGTACCCTGGCTGTCACGACAGTGCCGATTCAAATTGGAAG GTTGCAGCGTTCATTAATATGGTATCAAAGTGTGCAAAGAGTCAGGTATACGAGACACGTGAACTCGCGGCCCGAGCCTTGGTTCCTTTATTGACACAAACTACTGCTTTGGCCGTGTTTTCCAAGCtgcttgaaaaaatatcaatggaatctcaaaattattccaatatTAACATGATTCATGGATATATCTTGCAG GTATTACAGATCTCAAAGAGTGCAGAGTTCAGTAGTTTCATAGTATCGAGTGCacagtttaaaatttttataaaaaaatcagtttggattttgaaaaaattggagtGTCGAGAGCGTGGAGCAGGGGTTAGCTTTCCATTGGCTACTACTTACTTGGAAACTCTATTACAAATTTATCAAGCCAACGACCAATG GTTCAGTGAATGTGTTGAGGATGAAGATGGTGACCTGTTTTTCAGAATCAAACTTCACTTGATTCATAGCAACATTTTAAGCAACGGACCAGGTAGAGAGATTTATGAAATCACTGctgcaaaattttatacattgtgGTGCCCAGTACACCACGACTGTCCTGATTCATATAGATTATCATACAGTGAgataacgaaaaataattggaCATCACTATTAAATCACAATAATATGGACGTACAGATCATCTCATGGATAAAATCTACAGAATTAGTGAAGAGCGCTGTCCACACTTCGTTCAGCGAATCACAGCTTCAAGATGTCATATGTAAAGCAAATAGAGCAGTTGAACAACTCATCACTGATCCAAACTTAGAAAAGGCagtattcgattttttatttaattttcttagcAACACCAGTAACGATACCCTATTCAAGGCCAAACCATCTGCATTTTCGAACTTACTAAAAAAGGTTATGGTGTACTTGTCAAAAAGACTTGACAACCAAGATTACTATGTAACCAATAGTTTTCTAAAGTTGTTGGGGGCAATTTACGGAGAAGTTTCAAAACAATTCCAG GACATTCTAACGATTGACGATAAGAAAGCAATACACaaactttttttgaaaaattcgtggATGGATTCATGTGACAATGATTGTAGACTTGCCGTCTCACAGACAATGTACAATCTATATGAGCCAGTAGTCAAAGACAATG ATAATTTTGTAATGTGTTGGTGGACAATGCTTTTAAATCTTCTGGTGGACGATGACAAAGTCGTGAGATACCACGCTGCAGCCGTACTTTGCAAAGTAAACAATGAAAGAGAAATCATATGTGATACGGGTATGaggcataaattttttgagaGCTTTTCAAATGTCGTTGCCAAGTTACGCCCAGATATAGCAATAGTGTTATTATTCTCTTGGGGTGTTGCGACATGGCGAGAGGATGGCTACCAAATGGATGATACCGAT GTGTTCAATAAGTGTCGAAATTACGACACATTTGAACAACTGGAAATATCAACCCTTTGTTTAATTTCGTTGAAAGAAGTTGGCAATCATCACTCGTTAAACACGACTCTCCCATTGACGACCATAAGATGGTTAAAGAAATTATATGATTGCAAATTTACCTTTGCAACTTTGCCggaatttgtgaaaatacaATGCAAATACATTCCTACACTTGGAAACAAACTAGGAGACTATTTGGATCCAACTTACAGCGACAAGCTGCAGCAAGTCTTGGCATTTAAGAAATTCACTGATTTTGTAACACAAGAGACCAACGATGGAATTTTGTTATGA